In Glycine max cultivar Williams 82 chromosome 7, Glycine_max_v4.0, whole genome shotgun sequence, a single window of DNA contains:
- the LOC100785682 gene encoding SART-1 family protein DOT2 isoform X2 gives MSMLLNHQRKEALKLLTTDHLEAQLLSVLMDVEWSDSRYDGRNDKEDSPVREQYDDDGAEKSSKHRGKNRKKEHRREQPKDASKEGREWKKEDRDEREKDHGKDKAREKDYDREKYREKERERDRDKKDRSKDKEREKEREVEKDSDRVREKERGKEKSRDRDREREREKERDKAKEREREKYRDREKERESYRDGDKDKGKDKIREKERETDRDKERTRDRVNRKTHEEDYELDNVDDKVDYHDKRDEEIGKQAKDSKLDNDNQDGQTSAHLSSTELEERILKMKESRTKKQPEADSEISTWVNKSRKIEKKRAFQLSKIFEEQDNIAVEGSDNEDTAQHTDNLAGVKVLHGLDKVMEGGTVVLTIKDQPILADGDVNEDVDMLENIEIGEQKRRDEAYKAAKKKTGVYDDKFTDDPSTEKKMLQQYDDPAAEEGLTLDEKGRFSGEAEKKLEELRRRLTGVSTNTFEDLTSSGKVSSDYYTHEEMLKFKKPKKKKSLRKKDRLDINALEAEAVSSGLGVGDLGSRKDVRRQAIKDEQERLEAETRSNAYQSAYAKADEASKLLRLEQTLNVKEEDETPVFVDDDEDLCKSLEKARRLALKKEGEGASGPQAIALLATSNHNNETDDQNPTAGESRENKVVFTEMEEFVWGLHIDEARKPESEDVFMHDDEETNVPDEENSNEAGGWTEVQETNEDEQHNTEDKEEIVPDETIHEVAVGKGLSGALKLLKERGTLKESIEWGGRSMDKKKSKLVGIVDDEEKEAQKTREIRIERTDEFGRILTPKEAFRMISHKFHGKGPGKMKQEKRMKQYHEELKMKQMKSSDTPSLSVERMREAQARLQTPYLVLSGHVKPGQTSDPKSGFATVEKDLPGGLTPMLGDRKVEHFLGIKRKAEPSSSDTPKKPKS, from the exons GGAAGAAGGAACACCGTCGGGAACAGCCAAAGGATGCTTCGAAAGAAGGAAGGGAATGGAAGAAGGAAGACAGGGATGAGCGTGAAAAGGACCATGGTAAAGATAAGGCAAGGGAGAAGGATTATGATAGGGAGAAATATAGGGAGAAGGAGCGTGAGAGGGATAGGGATAAGAAGGACCGGAGTAAGGATAAAGAGCGTGAGAAGGAGAGAGAGGTGGAGAAAGACAGTGATAGAGTGCGAGAGAAAGAGAGGGGTAAAGAGAAGAGCAGGGATAGGGATAGGGAAAGGGAAAGGGAGAAAGAAAGGGATAAAGCAAAGgaaagagagagggagaagtatagagatagagagaaggagagagaaagCTATAGAGACGGGGACAAGGATAAGgggaaagataaaattagagaaaAGGAGAGGGAGACGGATCGAGATAAAGAAAGGACAAGAGATAGAGTGAACAGAAAGACTCACGAGGAAGATTATGAACTGGAtaatgttgatgataaagtaGACTACCATGACAAGAGAGATGAGGAGATTGGCAAGCAGGCAAAGGATTCAAAGCTTGACAATGATAATCAAGATGGCCAAACATCAGCACATCTGTCATCAACAGAACTTGAAGAACGCATCTTGAA GATGAAAGAATCAAGGACAAAGAAACAGCCTGAAGCTGATTCTGAAATCTCAACATGGGTTAATAAAAGCCGCaagatagaaaagaaaagagcatTTCAGCTCTCAAAGATTTTTGAGGAGCAG GACAACATTGCAGTAGAGGGAAGTGACAATGAGGATACAGCCCAACACACTG ATAACTTGGCGGGGGTGAAAGTTCTTCATGGCCTCGATAAAGTTATGGAAGGCGGAACAGTAGTTCTAACTATTAAAGATCAGCCCATACTTGCTGATGGTGATGTTAATGAAG ATGTTGACATGCTTGAGAACATTGAAATTGGAGAACAGAAACGACGAGATGAGGCTTATAAAGctgcaaaaaagaaaactgGCGTATATGATGATAA gttcaCTGATGACCCCTCCACTGAGAAGAAAATGCTTCAACAGTATGATGATCCAGCTGCAGAAGAG GGTTTAACTTTGGATGAAAAGGGACGATTCTCAGGTGAAGCTGAGAAGAAACTTGAAGAG CTGCGAAGAAGGTTAACAGGTGTTTCCACGAATACCTTTGAAGATCTAACTTCATCTGGAAAGGTATCATCAGATTACTATACTCATGAAGAAATGCTAAAGTTTAAGAAGCCcaagaagaaaaaatctttGCGGAAGAAAGATAGGCTGGACATCAATGCCCTTGAAGCTGAAGCTGTCTCTTCAGGATTGGGTGTTGGTGACCTTGGTTCTCGGAAAGATGTAAGGAGGCAAGCCATCAAAGATGAGCAAGAAAGATTGGAGGCTGAGACGAGAAGTAATGCTTACCAGTCTGCTTATGCTAAAGCAGACGAAGCCTCCAAATTGCTGCGTCTGGAACAAACTCTCAATGTTAAAGAGGAAGATGAAACTCCAGTTTTTGTAGATGATGATGAGGATCTTTGTAAGTCCTTAGAGAAAGCGAGAAGATTAGCCCTTAAAAAGGAGGGAGAAGGGGCATCTGGTCCTCAAGCTATTGCGTTGCTTGCCACCTCAAATCATAATAATGAGACTGATGATCAAAACCCTACAGCTGGAGAGTCACGAGAAAACAAGGTGGTCTTCACAGAGATGGAAGAATTTGTCTGGGGTCTCCACATTGATGAAg CACGTAAACCAGAAAGTGAAGATGTTTTCATGCATGATGATGAAGAGACTAATGTTCCTGATGAAGAAAACAGTAACGAGGCTGGTGGATGGACTGAAGTTCAAGAAACTAATGAAGATGAACAACACAATACAGAAGACAAAGAGGAAATAGTTCCTGATGAAACTATCCATGAAGTTGCAGTAGGGAAAGGATTGTCAGGTGCTTTGAAACTGCTTAAAGAGCGAGGAACACTTAAAGAAAGCATCGAATGGGGTGGCAGAAGCATGGACAAGAAGAAAAGTAAATTGGTTGGCATTGTAGATGATGAAGAGAAGGAAGCACAGAAGACAAGGGAGATTCGCATAGAAAGGACAGATGAATTTGGGAGAATT TTGACTCCCAAGGAAGCCTTTCGGATGATTTCTCATAAGTTCCATGGTAAAGGACCTGGAAAAATGAAGCAAGAAAAGCGTATGAAGCAATATCACGAAGAATTGAAGATGAAGCAAATGAAGAGCTCAGATACACCATCACTGTCTGTTGAGAGAATGAGGGAAGCTCAAGCTCGTTTGCAGACACCATATCTTGTTCTTAGTGGTCATGTTAAACCAGG ACAAACTAGTGACCCAAAAAGTGGTTTTGCAACTGTTGAGAAGGATCTTCCTGGGGGCTTGACACCTATGCTTGGTGATCGAAAG GTAGAGCATTTTCTGGGAATTAAGAGGAAAGCTGAACCATCAAGCTCGGATACCCCAAAAAAGCCTAAATCATAA
- the LOC100785682 gene encoding SART-1 family protein DOT2 isoform X1 encodes MSMLLNHQRKEALKLLTTDHLEAQLLSVLMDVEWSDSRYDGRNDKEDSPVREQYDDDGAEKSSKHRGKNRKKEHRREQPKDASKEGREWKKEDRDEREKDHGKDKAREKDYDREKYREKERERDRDKKDRSKDKEREKEREVEKDSDRVREKERGKEKSRDRDREREREKERDKAKEREREKYRDREKERESYRDGDKDKGKDKIREKERETDRDKERTRDRVNRKTHEEDYELDNVDDKVDYHDKRDEEIGKQAKDSKLDNDNQDGQTSAHLSSTELEERILKMKESRTKKQPEADSEISTWVNKSRKIEKKRAFQLSKIFEEQDNIAVEGSDNEDTAQHTDNLAGVKVLHGLDKVMEGGTVVLTIKDQPILADGDVNEDVDMLENIEIGEQKRRDEAYKAAKKKTGVYDDKFTDDPSTEKKMLQQYDDPAAEEGLTLDEKGRFSGEAEKKLEELRRRLTGVSTNTFEDLTSSGKVSSDYYTHEEMLKFKKPKKKKSLRKKDRLDINALEAEAVSSGLGVGDLGSRKDVRRQAIKDEQERLEAETRSNAYQSAYAKADEASKLLRLEQTLNVKEEDETPVFVDDDEDLCKSLEKARRLALKKEGEGASGPQAIALLATSNHNNETDDQNPTAGESRENKVVFTEMEEFVWGLHIDEEARKPESEDVFMHDDEETNVPDEENSNEAGGWTEVQETNEDEQHNTEDKEEIVPDETIHEVAVGKGLSGALKLLKERGTLKESIEWGGRSMDKKKSKLVGIVDDEEKEAQKTREIRIERTDEFGRILTPKEAFRMISHKFHGKGPGKMKQEKRMKQYHEELKMKQMKSSDTPSLSVERMREAQARLQTPYLVLSGHVKPGQTSDPKSGFATVEKDLPGGLTPMLGDRKVEHFLGIKRKAEPSSSDTPKKPKS; translated from the exons GGAAGAAGGAACACCGTCGGGAACAGCCAAAGGATGCTTCGAAAGAAGGAAGGGAATGGAAGAAGGAAGACAGGGATGAGCGTGAAAAGGACCATGGTAAAGATAAGGCAAGGGAGAAGGATTATGATAGGGAGAAATATAGGGAGAAGGAGCGTGAGAGGGATAGGGATAAGAAGGACCGGAGTAAGGATAAAGAGCGTGAGAAGGAGAGAGAGGTGGAGAAAGACAGTGATAGAGTGCGAGAGAAAGAGAGGGGTAAAGAGAAGAGCAGGGATAGGGATAGGGAAAGGGAAAGGGAGAAAGAAAGGGATAAAGCAAAGgaaagagagagggagaagtatagagatagagagaaggagagagaaagCTATAGAGACGGGGACAAGGATAAGgggaaagataaaattagagaaaAGGAGAGGGAGACGGATCGAGATAAAGAAAGGACAAGAGATAGAGTGAACAGAAAGACTCACGAGGAAGATTATGAACTGGAtaatgttgatgataaagtaGACTACCATGACAAGAGAGATGAGGAGATTGGCAAGCAGGCAAAGGATTCAAAGCTTGACAATGATAATCAAGATGGCCAAACATCAGCACATCTGTCATCAACAGAACTTGAAGAACGCATCTTGAA GATGAAAGAATCAAGGACAAAGAAACAGCCTGAAGCTGATTCTGAAATCTCAACATGGGTTAATAAAAGCCGCaagatagaaaagaaaagagcatTTCAGCTCTCAAAGATTTTTGAGGAGCAG GACAACATTGCAGTAGAGGGAAGTGACAATGAGGATACAGCCCAACACACTG ATAACTTGGCGGGGGTGAAAGTTCTTCATGGCCTCGATAAAGTTATGGAAGGCGGAACAGTAGTTCTAACTATTAAAGATCAGCCCATACTTGCTGATGGTGATGTTAATGAAG ATGTTGACATGCTTGAGAACATTGAAATTGGAGAACAGAAACGACGAGATGAGGCTTATAAAGctgcaaaaaagaaaactgGCGTATATGATGATAA gttcaCTGATGACCCCTCCACTGAGAAGAAAATGCTTCAACAGTATGATGATCCAGCTGCAGAAGAG GGTTTAACTTTGGATGAAAAGGGACGATTCTCAGGTGAAGCTGAGAAGAAACTTGAAGAG CTGCGAAGAAGGTTAACAGGTGTTTCCACGAATACCTTTGAAGATCTAACTTCATCTGGAAAGGTATCATCAGATTACTATACTCATGAAGAAATGCTAAAGTTTAAGAAGCCcaagaagaaaaaatctttGCGGAAGAAAGATAGGCTGGACATCAATGCCCTTGAAGCTGAAGCTGTCTCTTCAGGATTGGGTGTTGGTGACCTTGGTTCTCGGAAAGATGTAAGGAGGCAAGCCATCAAAGATGAGCAAGAAAGATTGGAGGCTGAGACGAGAAGTAATGCTTACCAGTCTGCTTATGCTAAAGCAGACGAAGCCTCCAAATTGCTGCGTCTGGAACAAACTCTCAATGTTAAAGAGGAAGATGAAACTCCAGTTTTTGTAGATGATGATGAGGATCTTTGTAAGTCCTTAGAGAAAGCGAGAAGATTAGCCCTTAAAAAGGAGGGAGAAGGGGCATCTGGTCCTCAAGCTATTGCGTTGCTTGCCACCTCAAATCATAATAATGAGACTGATGATCAAAACCCTACAGCTGGAGAGTCACGAGAAAACAAGGTGGTCTTCACAGAGATGGAAGAATTTGTCTGGGGTCTCCACATTGATGAAg AAGCACGTAAACCAGAAAGTGAAGATGTTTTCATGCATGATGATGAAGAGACTAATGTTCCTGATGAAGAAAACAGTAACGAGGCTGGTGGATGGACTGAAGTTCAAGAAACTAATGAAGATGAACAACACAATACAGAAGACAAAGAGGAAATAGTTCCTGATGAAACTATCCATGAAGTTGCAGTAGGGAAAGGATTGTCAGGTGCTTTGAAACTGCTTAAAGAGCGAGGAACACTTAAAGAAAGCATCGAATGGGGTGGCAGAAGCATGGACAAGAAGAAAAGTAAATTGGTTGGCATTGTAGATGATGAAGAGAAGGAAGCACAGAAGACAAGGGAGATTCGCATAGAAAGGACAGATGAATTTGGGAGAATT TTGACTCCCAAGGAAGCCTTTCGGATGATTTCTCATAAGTTCCATGGTAAAGGACCTGGAAAAATGAAGCAAGAAAAGCGTATGAAGCAATATCACGAAGAATTGAAGATGAAGCAAATGAAGAGCTCAGATACACCATCACTGTCTGTTGAGAGAATGAGGGAAGCTCAAGCTCGTTTGCAGACACCATATCTTGTTCTTAGTGGTCATGTTAAACCAGG ACAAACTAGTGACCCAAAAAGTGGTTTTGCAACTGTTGAGAAGGATCTTCCTGGGGGCTTGACACCTATGCTTGGTGATCGAAAG GTAGAGCATTTTCTGGGAATTAAGAGGAAAGCTGAACCATCAAGCTCGGATACCCCAAAAAAGCCTAAATCATAA
- the LOC100785682 gene encoding SART-1 family protein DOT2 isoform X3: MDVEWSDSRYDGRNDKEDSPVREQYDDDGAEKSSKHRGKNRKKEHRREQPKDASKEGREWKKEDRDEREKDHGKDKAREKDYDREKYREKERERDRDKKDRSKDKEREKEREVEKDSDRVREKERGKEKSRDRDREREREKERDKAKEREREKYRDREKERESYRDGDKDKGKDKIREKERETDRDKERTRDRVNRKTHEEDYELDNVDDKVDYHDKRDEEIGKQAKDSKLDNDNQDGQTSAHLSSTELEERILKMKESRTKKQPEADSEISTWVNKSRKIEKKRAFQLSKIFEEQDNIAVEGSDNEDTAQHTDNLAGVKVLHGLDKVMEGGTVVLTIKDQPILADGDVNEDVDMLENIEIGEQKRRDEAYKAAKKKTGVYDDKFTDDPSTEKKMLQQYDDPAAEEGLTLDEKGRFSGEAEKKLEELRRRLTGVSTNTFEDLTSSGKVSSDYYTHEEMLKFKKPKKKKSLRKKDRLDINALEAEAVSSGLGVGDLGSRKDVRRQAIKDEQERLEAETRSNAYQSAYAKADEASKLLRLEQTLNVKEEDETPVFVDDDEDLCKSLEKARRLALKKEGEGASGPQAIALLATSNHNNETDDQNPTAGESRENKVVFTEMEEFVWGLHIDEEARKPESEDVFMHDDEETNVPDEENSNEAGGWTEVQETNEDEQHNTEDKEEIVPDETIHEVAVGKGLSGALKLLKERGTLKESIEWGGRSMDKKKSKLVGIVDDEEKEAQKTREIRIERTDEFGRILTPKEAFRMISHKFHGKGPGKMKQEKRMKQYHEELKMKQMKSSDTPSLSVERMREAQARLQTPYLVLSGHVKPGQTSDPKSGFATVEKDLPGGLTPMLGDRKVEHFLGIKRKAEPSSSDTPKKPKS; the protein is encoded by the exons GGAAGAAGGAACACCGTCGGGAACAGCCAAAGGATGCTTCGAAAGAAGGAAGGGAATGGAAGAAGGAAGACAGGGATGAGCGTGAAAAGGACCATGGTAAAGATAAGGCAAGGGAGAAGGATTATGATAGGGAGAAATATAGGGAGAAGGAGCGTGAGAGGGATAGGGATAAGAAGGACCGGAGTAAGGATAAAGAGCGTGAGAAGGAGAGAGAGGTGGAGAAAGACAGTGATAGAGTGCGAGAGAAAGAGAGGGGTAAAGAGAAGAGCAGGGATAGGGATAGGGAAAGGGAAAGGGAGAAAGAAAGGGATAAAGCAAAGgaaagagagagggagaagtatagagatagagagaaggagagagaaagCTATAGAGACGGGGACAAGGATAAGgggaaagataaaattagagaaaAGGAGAGGGAGACGGATCGAGATAAAGAAAGGACAAGAGATAGAGTGAACAGAAAGACTCACGAGGAAGATTATGAACTGGAtaatgttgatgataaagtaGACTACCATGACAAGAGAGATGAGGAGATTGGCAAGCAGGCAAAGGATTCAAAGCTTGACAATGATAATCAAGATGGCCAAACATCAGCACATCTGTCATCAACAGAACTTGAAGAACGCATCTTGAA GATGAAAGAATCAAGGACAAAGAAACAGCCTGAAGCTGATTCTGAAATCTCAACATGGGTTAATAAAAGCCGCaagatagaaaagaaaagagcatTTCAGCTCTCAAAGATTTTTGAGGAGCAG GACAACATTGCAGTAGAGGGAAGTGACAATGAGGATACAGCCCAACACACTG ATAACTTGGCGGGGGTGAAAGTTCTTCATGGCCTCGATAAAGTTATGGAAGGCGGAACAGTAGTTCTAACTATTAAAGATCAGCCCATACTTGCTGATGGTGATGTTAATGAAG ATGTTGACATGCTTGAGAACATTGAAATTGGAGAACAGAAACGACGAGATGAGGCTTATAAAGctgcaaaaaagaaaactgGCGTATATGATGATAA gttcaCTGATGACCCCTCCACTGAGAAGAAAATGCTTCAACAGTATGATGATCCAGCTGCAGAAGAG GGTTTAACTTTGGATGAAAAGGGACGATTCTCAGGTGAAGCTGAGAAGAAACTTGAAGAG CTGCGAAGAAGGTTAACAGGTGTTTCCACGAATACCTTTGAAGATCTAACTTCATCTGGAAAGGTATCATCAGATTACTATACTCATGAAGAAATGCTAAAGTTTAAGAAGCCcaagaagaaaaaatctttGCGGAAGAAAGATAGGCTGGACATCAATGCCCTTGAAGCTGAAGCTGTCTCTTCAGGATTGGGTGTTGGTGACCTTGGTTCTCGGAAAGATGTAAGGAGGCAAGCCATCAAAGATGAGCAAGAAAGATTGGAGGCTGAGACGAGAAGTAATGCTTACCAGTCTGCTTATGCTAAAGCAGACGAAGCCTCCAAATTGCTGCGTCTGGAACAAACTCTCAATGTTAAAGAGGAAGATGAAACTCCAGTTTTTGTAGATGATGATGAGGATCTTTGTAAGTCCTTAGAGAAAGCGAGAAGATTAGCCCTTAAAAAGGAGGGAGAAGGGGCATCTGGTCCTCAAGCTATTGCGTTGCTTGCCACCTCAAATCATAATAATGAGACTGATGATCAAAACCCTACAGCTGGAGAGTCACGAGAAAACAAGGTGGTCTTCACAGAGATGGAAGAATTTGTCTGGGGTCTCCACATTGATGAAg AAGCACGTAAACCAGAAAGTGAAGATGTTTTCATGCATGATGATGAAGAGACTAATGTTCCTGATGAAGAAAACAGTAACGAGGCTGGTGGATGGACTGAAGTTCAAGAAACTAATGAAGATGAACAACACAATACAGAAGACAAAGAGGAAATAGTTCCTGATGAAACTATCCATGAAGTTGCAGTAGGGAAAGGATTGTCAGGTGCTTTGAAACTGCTTAAAGAGCGAGGAACACTTAAAGAAAGCATCGAATGGGGTGGCAGAAGCATGGACAAGAAGAAAAGTAAATTGGTTGGCATTGTAGATGATGAAGAGAAGGAAGCACAGAAGACAAGGGAGATTCGCATAGAAAGGACAGATGAATTTGGGAGAATT TTGACTCCCAAGGAAGCCTTTCGGATGATTTCTCATAAGTTCCATGGTAAAGGACCTGGAAAAATGAAGCAAGAAAAGCGTATGAAGCAATATCACGAAGAATTGAAGATGAAGCAAATGAAGAGCTCAGATACACCATCACTGTCTGTTGAGAGAATGAGGGAAGCTCAAGCTCGTTTGCAGACACCATATCTTGTTCTTAGTGGTCATGTTAAACCAGG ACAAACTAGTGACCCAAAAAGTGGTTTTGCAACTGTTGAGAAGGATCTTCCTGGGGGCTTGACACCTATGCTTGGTGATCGAAAG GTAGAGCATTTTCTGGGAATTAAGAGGAAAGCTGAACCATCAAGCTCGGATACCCCAAAAAAGCCTAAATCATAA
- the LOC100792565 gene encoding DNA-directed RNA polymerases II, IV and V subunit 3: MEGGVSYARMPRVKIRELKDDYAKFELRDTDASIANALRRVMIAEVPTVAIDLVEIEVNSSVLNDEFIAHRLGLIPLTSERAMSMRFSRDCDACDGDGQCEFCSVEFHLRVKCMTDQTLDVTSKDLYSSDPTVSPVDFSDPSATDSDNNRGIIIVKLRRGQELKLRAIARKGIGKDHAKWSPAATVTFMYEPEIHINEDLMETLTLEEKREWVDSSPTRVFEIDPVTQQVMVVDAEAYTYDDEVLKKAEAMGKPGLVEIIARQDSFIFTVESTGAVKASQLVLNAIEILKQKLDAVRLSEDTVEADDQFGELGAHMRGG, from the exons ATGGAGGGAGGAGTATCCTACGCGCGCATGCCTCGGGTCAAAATCCGCGAGCTGAAGGACGACTACGCCAAGTTCGAGCTCCGCGACACCGACGCGAGCATCGCCAACGCGCTGCGGCGCGTGATGATCGCGGAGGTGCCGACGGTCGCCATCGACCTCGTGGAGATCGAGGTCAACTCCTCGGTGCTCAATGACGAGTTTATCGCTCACAGGCTGGGCCTCATCCCCCTCACTAGCGAGCGCGCCATGTCCATGCGCTTCTCACGTGACTGCGACGCGTGCGACGGTGACGGACAGTGCGAGTTTTGCTCCGTCGAGTTTCATCTTAGGGTTAAGTGCATGACTGATCAGACCCTCGATGTTACGAGCAAGGACCTCTACAGTTCTGACCCTACTGTCAGTCCCGTTGATTTCTCTGACCCCTCTGCCACTGACTCCGACAACAACAG GGGGATTATCATTGTGAAGTTGCGGCGCGGACAAGAGCTGAAGCTGAGAGCGATAGCTAGGAAGGGGATTGGGAAGGATCATGCTAAATGGTCACCTGCTGCAACTGTCACTTTCATGTATGAACCGGAGATTCATATAAATGAGGATTTGATGGAAACCTTGACTCTGGAAGAGAAAAGAGAATGGGTTGACAGTAGTCCAACCCGTGTCTTTGAAATTGATCCAGTGACACAACAG GTGATGGTGGTTGATGCTGAGGCATACACATATGATGATGAGGTGCTTAAGAAAGCAGAAGCTATGGGCAAGCCTGGGCTTGTAGAAATCATTGCGAGGCAGGATAGCTTCATATTCACTGTGGAGTCTACTGGAGCGGTTAAAGCTTCTCAATTGGTTCTAAATGCCATAGAAATTCTCAAGCAGAAGCTGGATGCTGTGAGGCTATCTGAAGATACAGTGGAGGCTGATGATCAGTTTGGCGAGCTTGGTGCACATATGCGAGGAGGTTGA